In Afipia sp. GAS231, a single window of DNA contains:
- a CDS encoding CHASE2 domain-containing protein — MKRLRILRRWFKRRFGYARLACLALLVLFAAFRIYDPSPVEEIRVRTFDTFQRFDPRKKAVRPVTIVDIDDKSMEKLGQWPWPRTRIADLITELTRLGAVVIAFDAVFSEPDRLNPNIAADTFRNLDEATREKLRLLPSNDQVFADAIKASRVVLGESGLPEEITALDKTLPVTGLAMLGEEPQRFMFDFPGLLRNVPVLEHAAAGRGLFTIRPERDGIVRRVPMIMQAQGQTMPSLTFEMLRVATGSGTILIKAEKAGITSIGIRGLQVPTDHNGQLWVHYARNDASIYVPAINVLEKTVAPDMIAGKLVLIGTSAVGLNDIKTTPVSRAMPGVEIHAQVLESALTGALISTPIYGIVVEFTTALLFGLLVIAFAPSFGPITLVALGAVFATALIGTSWYFYTQHRLLIDFTYPLMSTTAIYLTLIFSSFVREQQQRKQIRGQFAQYMSPVLVEQLANSPEKLVLGGEEREMTIMFSDVRGFTSISESYKHDPQGLITLMNRFLTPLTDVIMEQKGYIDKYMGDAIMAFWNAPLDDALHEINACEAAIQMLEKIDVVNKQREQEAAEGGHIYIPLNVGVGLNTGIGVVGNMGSDLKKNYSVLGDSVNLASRLEGQTKEYGFPIIIGSKTAMAAKERFAILELDFIMVKGKKEPEVIYAIAGREDTAQSGRFQRLRNLTIEMLACYRARDWEGALAAIERGRRTDDAHSLELLYDLYEARIRDYMKNPPPDDWNGAFALLTK; from the coding sequence ATGAAGCGACTTCGGATATTGCGGCGGTGGTTCAAGCGGCGGTTCGGCTACGCCCGGCTGGCGTGTCTTGCGCTGTTGGTGCTGTTTGCGGCTTTCCGGATTTATGATCCGTCGCCGGTCGAGGAGATCAGGGTCCGGACCTTCGATACCTTCCAGCGCTTCGACCCCCGCAAGAAGGCCGTCAGGCCGGTCACCATCGTCGATATCGACGACAAAAGCATGGAAAAGCTCGGGCAGTGGCCGTGGCCGCGCACCCGGATCGCCGACCTCATCACCGAACTGACGCGGCTCGGCGCCGTCGTGATCGCGTTCGACGCCGTATTCTCCGAGCCCGACCGCCTCAATCCGAATATCGCCGCGGATACCTTCCGCAATCTCGACGAGGCGACCCGCGAAAAACTGCGGTTGCTGCCGAGCAACGATCAGGTTTTCGCCGATGCCATCAAGGCGTCGCGCGTGGTGCTCGGCGAATCCGGTCTGCCGGAGGAGATCACCGCGCTCGACAAGACGCTGCCGGTGACCGGGCTCGCAATGCTGGGCGAGGAGCCGCAGCGCTTCATGTTCGATTTCCCCGGCCTGCTGCGCAACGTGCCGGTGCTGGAGCATGCCGCCGCCGGACGCGGGCTGTTCACGATCCGGCCCGAACGCGACGGCATCGTGCGGCGGGTGCCGATGATCATGCAGGCGCAGGGCCAGACCATGCCGTCGCTGACCTTCGAGATGCTGCGGGTCGCGACCGGCTCGGGCACAATCCTGATCAAGGCCGAGAAAGCCGGCATCACCAGCATCGGCATCCGCGGTCTGCAGGTTCCAACCGACCACAACGGCCAGCTCTGGGTTCACTACGCCCGCAACGACGCCTCGATCTATGTCCCCGCCATCAACGTGCTGGAAAAGACCGTCGCGCCGGACATGATCGCCGGCAAGCTGGTGCTGATCGGAACCTCGGCGGTCGGCCTCAACGACATCAAGACCACGCCGGTGTCGCGCGCCATGCCCGGGGTCGAGATCCATGCTCAGGTGCTGGAGAGCGCCCTGACCGGTGCGCTGATCTCGACGCCGATCTACGGCATTGTGGTCGAGTTTACCACGGCGCTGCTGTTCGGACTGCTGGTGATCGCATTTGCGCCTTCGTTCGGGCCGATTACGCTGGTGGCGCTGGGCGCGGTGTTCGCAACCGCTCTGATCGGCACGTCCTGGTATTTCTACACGCAGCACCGGCTGTTGATCGATTTCACCTATCCGCTGATGTCGACCACGGCGATTTACCTGACGCTGATCTTCTCCAGTTTCGTGCGCGAACAGCAGCAGCGAAAACAGATCCGCGGTCAGTTCGCGCAGTACATGTCGCCGGTGCTGGTCGAGCAGTTGGCGAACTCGCCGGAAAAGCTCGTGCTCGGTGGCGAGGAGCGCGAGATGACCATCATGTTCTCTGATGTCCGCGGCTTCACCTCAATCTCGGAATCCTACAAGCACGATCCGCAGGGGCTCATCACGCTGATGAACCGCTTCCTGACTCCGCTGACCGACGTCATCATGGAGCAGAAGGGCTACATCGACAAATATATGGGCGACGCCATCATGGCGTTCTGGAACGCGCCGCTCGACGACGCGCTGCATGAGATCAATGCCTGCGAAGCCGCGATCCAGATGCTCGAGAAGATAGACGTGGTCAACAAGCAGCGCGAGCAGGAAGCCGCCGAAGGCGGCCACATCTATATCCCGCTCAATGTCGGCGTCGGTCTCAACACCGGCATCGGCGTGGTCGGCAACATGGGTTCCGATCTGAAGAAGAACTATTCGGTGCTCGGCGACAGCGTCAACCTCGCCTCGCGGCTTGAAGGTCAGACCAAGGAATACGGCTTTCCGATCATCATCGGCTCCAAGACCGCGATGGCGGCGAAGGAGAGATTCGCGATCCTCGAACTCGACTTCATCATGGTGAAGGGCAAGAAAGAGCCGGAGGTGATCTATGCCATCGCCGGCCGCGAGGACACCGCGCAATCCGGCCGTTTCCAGCGCTTGCGCAACCTGACCATCGAGATGCTGGCCTGTTATAGAGCCCGCGACTGGGAAGGCGCGCTCGCCGCGATCGAACGCGGCCGCCGCACCGACGATGCCCATTCGCTGGAGCTGCTCTATGATCTGTACGAGGCGCGCATCCGCGATTACATGAAAAACCCGCCGCCGGACGACTGGAACGGCGCGTTCGCGCTGCTGACGAAGTAG